CAACGACAACAAAATGAACAAGAGTGGTTAGCAGAAGATTTTGCACGTGTCCATCAAGAAGAACGGGAGTCGCTGGAGCTTCTGCGCGAAGTTTGGCAAGGCGCAGAATCAAGAAGTTTCGGCTACTATTTGGCAGATCTACAGGAAGAAGAAAAACAGAAGTGGCATAAAAAAATCCAAGCGAACCAAGAAGAACACCAACAAAAAATCACCGCTTGCCAAAAAAACATCTACCAATTAGAAAATCAACAACAAGATTTACAAAAGGAGTTGTTACAGTGAGCCGAATTGACATCGGAGAAATACAAACCTTTGCGCACCAACTACATACAGCCAATGAAACAGCGAGAAAAAGCATTAAAGACATCAAAAATGCCGTAGAAAACTATACTGAAGACAGCAGTTTAAAAGGAAAAGCGATTGATGCATCGAAAAATTACTACCAAATGACTTATTTCCCTTTATGTGATGCGATAATCGAAGCCATGAACGAGAGCGAAGAAAGATTAGCGCAATATATAGCCGATTTCCACGCCCAAGTGGATGGCTCGGCCGATGCGAAAATTGATGCGGACGGTTTATACGAACTCGGGAAAATGATTGATCGCATCGAAGCGAAAAAAGAAGCACTAGCCCAGCGAATGAACACTGGAACAGAAGGGCAAATGCAAAGTTATCGTTCTCAGCTGAGTATCGCCTACAAACAGGAAAATATCTTAGAAAAATATTTGGCTTTTGAACAAAGTCATAGCGGCTTTTTTGATAATTTAACAGACTTAGTCCAAGGAATTCAACAGACTATTCGCGAACTCCAGTCGAACATTCAATTTAACAGTAAAACGGGCACCTATGATATGAGCAAACTGAATTTCACCACCGTGACCCGGATGCAAAACGCCTTAGGAAAAGCGCTAAAAAACAACGAAAAAACATTCAATTTTGACGAATATCAAAAAACGTACCGTGGTCAAATGTGGGTGCTAATGAAAAATGGTATAGTAGACGTAGAAGCAACGAACGCGTACAATGCCGCTGTGCTTAACGGGGAATTACCACATGAAAGCAATGAAGCACAGGAAGAAGCCGAGTTGTTGCAGGCAGTAATTCAATCGGTGAAAGAAGGAATAGACCCGGTTACTGGGCAAGAGATAAGTAAAGCGCAAGGGTTTGGTATTATAAGTGGTCTTGTTTTCCGCTATACTGCTGGAGGTTATAAAGGGAAGAAGTTCAAGGTTTCTAAAGATTGGTTACACAGAAGAAAGAAAAATAATGGCGTTGAAGTTGGAACGGACTTTGGGAAAATAGGTAAATTAGTTAATCATCCTAATATTAAAATAAATTGGTCTGAACACTCCGAACATGGAATGTCTAGATTGAAACAACGTGGTCTTTCTAAGAGTCAAGTTGACGATTTTGTGGAGCGTGGAAAAGCTTTATCCCAGAATGGGGGAGAAAAATTTGCTTTTATAACTGAAAATGGTGTTGCAATTGTCAGCAAAGATGGCAAATTAGTTACTGCTTGGGGTAAAAAAGATTTTGATGAAGGAATGGAAAAAATAATAGAAAAATTGTATGGAAAGTAGGGTG
The sequence above is drawn from the Listeria monocytogenes genome and encodes:
- a CDS encoding T7SS effector LXG polymorphic toxin encodes the protein MSRIDIGEIQTFAHQLHTANETARKSIKDIKNAVENYTEDSSLKGKAIDASKNYYQMTYFPLCDAIIEAMNESEERLAQYIADFHAQVDGSADAKIDADGLYELGKMIDRIEAKKEALAQRMNTGTEGQMQSYRSQLSIAYKQENILEKYLAFEQSHSGFFDNLTDLVQGIQQTIRELQSNIQFNSKTGTYDMSKLNFTTVTRMQNALGKALKNNEKTFNFDEYQKTYRGQMWVLMKNGIVDVEATNAYNAAVLNGELPHESNEAQEEAELLQAVIQSVKEGIDPVTGQEISKAQGFGIISGLVFRYTAGGYKGKKFKVSKDWLHRRKKNNGVEVGTDFGKIGKLVNHPNIKINWSEHSEHGMSRLKQRGLSKSQVDDFVERGKALSQNGGEKFAFITENGVAIVSKDGKLVTAWGKKDFDEGMEKIIEKLYGK